The window GCGGCCTGTCTGCTGTTCAACGACAAGGGCGAGCGGGTGGCGCGCTACGACAAGCTGCACCTGTTCGACGTCCGGATTTTCTGCAGCGGAGAGAGTTACAACGAGTCCGAGACCATACTCAGTGGCCACGACGTGGTCGTCGTGGACACGCCTTTCGGTCGTCTCGGCCTGGCGGTCTGTTACGATCTACGGTTTCCCGAGCTGTTTCGACACATGCTCAGCGCAGGGATGGAACTCATTGCCCTGCCGTCGGCCTTTACGGCGATCACGGGAAGGGCGCACTGGGAGAACCTCATCCGCGCGAGGGCCATCGAGAACCTGTGCTACGTGATCGCCGCGGCCCAGGGCGGCTATCACCTCAATGGACGCGAGACCTGGGGGCACAGTATGCTCGTCGATCCCTGGGGCACGGTGATGGAACAGATCCCGCAGGGTTCCGGGGTCGCTGTCGCCGACATCGATAAAGCGCTACTCGATTCGATCCGCCGCAATTTCCCGGTAATCGACCACCGTCGATTCGACGGCCCCTCGGCCTGACGGTCCGCCGGACGGCGTCCCGCCGGGATGCCATCGGATTATTCGTTCGCCGCCTGTCCCACCCCGAATCCGGCGAGTTCCGTCTCGTCGAGCGAATCGAGTTGCAGCGGGGAATCGAGCGTCATACCGTCCATATGGACCTTGTCGCCTCGAAGTTTCAGCCGGCCCTCGCAGAACCACTTCACCACGAGCGGGTAGATCACGTGTTCCTTCTCCAGGACGCGCGCCGCGAGTGAATCCGGGTCGTCGCCGCGGTGCACGGGCACCGCGGCCTGCAGGATCACGGGTCCCCCGTCCAGTTCCATGGTCGCGAAATGCACGCTGCA is drawn from Gammaproteobacteria bacterium and contains these coding sequences:
- a CDS encoding carbon-nitrogen hydrolase family protein, with the translated sequence MKKVAAIQMASGPNVDANLLESERLIRKAVDRGAELVVLPENFALMGMSEQDKVSLREKDGEGRIQDFLADQSRRHGLWIVGGTLPIESPMPDKVYAACLLFNDKGERVARYDKLHLFDVRIFCSGESYNESETILSGHDVVVVDTPFGRLGLAVCYDLRFPELFRHMLSAGMELIALPSAFTAITGRAHWENLIRARAIENLCYVIAAAQGGYHLNGRETWGHSMLVDPWGTVMEQIPQGSGVAVADIDKALLDSIRRNFPVIDHRRFDGPSA